A window of Burkholderiales bacterium contains these coding sequences:
- a CDS encoding LysR substrate-binding domain-containing protein has protein sequence MSQPAISQTLKEIESAFGGELFTRTARGVIANDRLQPLLRRAAIVLGEIAAAERELRGPKIATRVIRIGANLHLLRFLIPSVIERLRAARGAPRFSLTEDSSARLLTALASGQFDCVLARLGDQGTEDSNMKDFAFWPVYRGRQCVVVNSRHPLARRRRISLLDLANEEWALSTTEGRSRDLLANAFLRAGLSPPEPVIECRPFHANLAIALALPVVTIVMRAEAALEQKEGRLRILPVDLNIDAPPIAFVCRKSWADDPLIAEARAAAIAAGRRLDRI, from the coding sequence ATGTCCCAGCCCGCGATAAGTCAGACGTTGAAGGAGATCGAATCGGCTTTCGGTGGTGAGCTCTTTACTCGGACAGCCCGCGGGGTCATTGCCAACGACCGGCTACAACCACTGCTTAGGCGAGCGGCCATTGTGCTAGGGGAGATCGCAGCCGCCGAGCGTGAACTACGAGGACCCAAGATTGCGACACGCGTGATACGCATCGGCGCAAATCTGCATCTACTTCGCTTTCTCATACCATCCGTTATCGAACGCTTACGAGCCGCACGAGGAGCGCCGCGCTTCTCCTTGACGGAAGACTCGAGTGCGCGTCTTCTCACCGCACTTGCATCGGGTCAGTTCGATTGCGTCCTTGCCCGTCTCGGGGACCAGGGGACGGAGGACTCGAATATGAAGGACTTTGCGTTCTGGCCTGTTTATCGCGGGCGGCAGTGTGTAGTCGTGAACTCCAGGCATCCCTTGGCAAGGCGACGCCGCATAAGCCTTCTTGATCTCGCCAACGAAGAATGGGCACTGTCGACGACCGAAGGTCGATCACGCGACCTTCTGGCGAACGCATTTTTGCGCGCTGGTCTAAGCCCGCCGGAGCCTGTAATCGAGTGCAGGCCTTTTCACGCAAATCTTGCTATCGCTTTAGCCCTGCCGGTCGTCACGATCGTTATGCGAGCTGAAGCAGCGTTGGAGCAGAAAGAGGGACGCCTTCGTATCCTTCCGGTCGACTTGAATATCGATGCGCCGCCTATTGCCTTCGTCTGCCGCAAGTCCTGGGCCGATGATCCGCTGATCGCCGAGGCCCGTGCCGCCGCGATAGCGGCGGGCCGGCGCTTGGATCGAATTTAA
- a CDS encoding acyl-CoA thioesterase — protein sequence MDLAAHRLTMTVLMTPDTANFAGNVHGGTILKLLDQVAYACASRYAGRYVLTMSVDQVTFRQPIYVGELVTFLASINYTGTSSMEVGIKVIAENIRSQQVRHVNSCFFTMVAVDDERRPVPVPALCPLSCDDRRRHKAAELRRRWRRELEAQASEIGK from the coding sequence ATGGATCTGGCCGCACACCGACTGACGATGACCGTCCTGATGACGCCGGACACCGCGAATTTCGCTGGCAATGTGCATGGTGGAACGATTCTGAAGCTTCTGGATCAGGTTGCGTATGCCTGCGCCAGTCGCTATGCAGGACGATACGTGCTCACAATGTCGGTCGATCAGGTCACGTTTCGGCAGCCCATCTACGTCGGGGAACTGGTTACGTTCCTCGCCAGTATCAACTACACCGGAACGTCGTCGATGGAGGTGGGTATCAAAGTCATTGCCGAGAACATACGAAGCCAGCAAGTGAGGCATGTCAACAGCTGCTTCTTCACTATGGTCGCGGTCGACGACGAACGCAGGCCCGTGCCCGTTCCCGCGCTTTGCCCGCTCTCCTGCGATGACCGTCGGCGGCACAAAGCGGCAGAGCTGCGAAGACGGTGGCGGCGCGAGCTCGAGGCGCAGGCGTCCGAGATAGGGAAGTAG
- a CDS encoding PrpF domain-containing protein has translation MLKKIPAVFMRGGTSKALMFHSRDLPADRKQWDDIFTAAMGSPDPNGRQLNGMGGGISSLSKVCVLAPSEREDADVDYTFAQVLIKDAQVDYSGNCGNMSSAVGPFAVEEGIVSVSDGEATVRIYNTNTKKVIHSTFTVKDGRAITAGDLPIPGVGGTGAPVRLDFLNPGGASTGKLLPTGNAVDVLDVPGLGSIRVSMIDAANAVVFVAAEDLGLTGREMPDALDADVALLEKLAAIRVQASLKMGIGRNVEEARAKTAVPYVGFVSGPQDARTLSGDQIRASDIDVTARMISNGQPHRALPLTASLCTAVAARIEGSIVWQASRRDTAQTLRIGMPSGVLTVGADVQLRDGAWHATRGSFFRTQRRLFDGYVYVPLQQDAPAGVREAA, from the coding sequence ATGCTGAAAAAGATTCCTGCCGTTTTCATGCGCGGCGGTACGAGCAAAGCGCTGATGTTCCACAGTCGCGACCTGCCGGCAGACCGCAAGCAATGGGACGATATTTTTACCGCGGCGATGGGCAGCCCGGATCCGAACGGGCGCCAGTTGAATGGCATGGGTGGCGGTATTTCGTCGCTGTCCAAAGTATGTGTGCTCGCTCCTTCGGAGCGCGAGGACGCAGACGTCGATTACACATTTGCGCAGGTACTCATAAAAGACGCACAAGTGGATTACAGCGGTAACTGCGGAAACATGTCGTCGGCGGTGGGGCCCTTCGCCGTGGAAGAGGGCATCGTGAGTGTCTCTGACGGGGAAGCGACGGTACGGATCTACAACACGAACACGAAGAAAGTGATTCATTCGACATTCACGGTAAAGGATGGCCGGGCCATCACCGCGGGCGATCTGCCTATTCCGGGCGTCGGCGGAACCGGCGCGCCGGTTCGGCTCGACTTTCTGAACCCAGGCGGCGCGTCGACCGGCAAATTGCTGCCAACCGGCAATGCCGTGGATGTGCTCGATGTACCCGGGCTCGGCAGCATCAGAGTGTCGATGATCGATGCCGCCAACGCAGTCGTATTCGTCGCGGCCGAGGATCTAGGGCTCACCGGACGCGAGATGCCGGACGCGCTGGACGCGGACGTCGCCTTGCTTGAGAAGCTTGCGGCGATCCGTGTGCAGGCGTCGCTCAAGATGGGCATTGGTCGCAACGTTGAGGAGGCGCGGGCGAAAACCGCGGTTCCCTACGTCGGCTTTGTATCAGGGCCGCAAGACGCACGCACTCTTTCCGGTGACCAAATCCGCGCATCAGACATCGATGTTACTGCGCGGATGATCTCGAACGGGCAGCCACACCGCGCACTACCGCTCACGGCATCGCTGTGTACTGCGGTTGCGGCGCGGATCGAGGGAAGCATTGTCTGGCAGGCGAGCAGGCGCGACACGGCGCAAACGCTGCGAATCGGGATGCCGTCAGGTGTCCTCACGGTTGGCGCAGACGTGCAGTTACGCGACGGCGCGTGGCACGCAACTCGCGGCTCGTTCTTCCGTACTCAACGCCGTCTTTTTGACGGGTATGTCTATGTGCCGTTGCAGCAGGATGCCCCCGCAGGTGTGCGGGAAGCGGCGTAA
- a CDS encoding tripartite tricarboxylate transporter substrate binding protein, whose amino-acid sequence MRIIAPFAPGGGTDFIARLIATKLTESFKGPQFIVENRPGAGATIGTELGVKSPPDGYTLTMIAASYTVNPSLYKLNFDPVNDIQPIIQIAKGPFLVSVHPSLPVKTIKDLIATAKAKPGDINYATSGQGSIVHMATELFAMQAGIKMNHIPYKGTGPALTDTMGGQTTLIFGSIAATMPIVKQGRLRAIAVTTAKRIPALPNVPAIDETVKGYDVSNWHGFIAPKGTPRAIVDRVNSEVTKIISQKDMIEKLEADGVAPAGGSPEAFAAIIAKEIPQWKKVAAAAKVKVE is encoded by the coding sequence GTGCGCATAATCGCACCCTTCGCGCCCGGCGGCGGCACCGACTTCATCGCGCGCCTCATCGCGACCAAGCTCACCGAATCGTTCAAGGGGCCGCAGTTCATCGTAGAGAACCGTCCAGGCGCCGGCGCCACGATCGGCACCGAGCTCGGCGTGAAATCGCCCCCCGACGGCTACACGCTGACGATGATCGCCGCCAGCTACACCGTGAACCCGAGCCTCTACAAGCTCAACTTCGACCCGGTCAACGATATCCAGCCGATCATCCAGATCGCCAAGGGCCCGTTCCTCGTGTCGGTGCACCCGTCGCTGCCGGTGAAGACTATTAAGGACCTGATCGCGACGGCGAAGGCGAAGCCGGGCGACATCAACTACGCGACCAGCGGCCAGGGCAGCATCGTGCACATGGCGACCGAGCTGTTCGCGATGCAGGCCGGCATCAAGATGAACCACATCCCGTACAAGGGGACGGGCCCCGCGCTCACCGACACCATGGGCGGCCAGACGACGCTCATCTTCGGCTCGATCGCCGCGACGATGCCGATCGTGAAGCAGGGGCGCCTCCGCGCGATCGCAGTGACCACCGCCAAGCGGATCCCGGCACTGCCCAACGTGCCGGCGATCGACGAGACGGTGAAGGGCTACGACGTCTCCAACTGGCACGGCTTCATCGCGCCCAAAGGCACGCCGCGCGCGATCGTCGACCGCGTCAACTCCGAGGTGACGAAGATCATCAGCCAGAAGGACATGATCGAGAAGCTCGAAGCGGACGGCGTTGCGCCGGCGGGCGGCTCGCCGGAGGCTTTCGCGGCGATCATCGCCAAGGAGATCCCGCAGTGGAAGAAGGTGGCTGCGGCGGCGAAAGTGAAGGTCGAGTAA